From one Thalassospira lucentensis genomic stretch:
- the proB gene encoding glutamate 5-kinase: MSLADAKRLIIKVGSALLVDENTGKLRRAWLEALADDVALLRERGVEVIVVSSGAIAMGRRLLGLDHRTISLADKQAAAATGQISLSQVWQEALGRNGLIMAQVLVTLEDMESRRRYLNARGTLNALLARGAVPLINENDTVATEEIRFGDNDRLGAKVAHMISADTLVLLSDIDGLYTADPRKNPDATLIPTVRELTPEIMDMAGAAPTMYSSGGMVTKLQAAEIAMKAGCRMMIARGTIYHPLKAQLEGGPHTLFLPSESPLAARRHWIATSLSARGAIIVDGGAAKALRAGKNLLAAGIAGVDGSFKHGDAVRILDAEGTEIARGITSYSAEETRLIKGHSSQEIETALGYSRGNAVIHSDDLVIADQ; the protein is encoded by the coding sequence GTGAGCCTTGCGGACGCAAAACGCCTGATCATCAAGGTCGGTTCAGCCCTTCTGGTCGATGAAAATACCGGCAAGCTTCGCCGTGCCTGGCTCGAGGCGCTTGCCGATGATGTCGCACTTCTGCGCGAACGCGGGGTCGAGGTCATCGTGGTTTCAAGTGGCGCGATCGCCATGGGGCGGCGTTTGCTGGGGCTTGATCACCGCACCATCAGCCTTGCCGATAAACAGGCCGCTGCCGCCACCGGCCAGATCAGCCTGTCGCAGGTCTGGCAGGAAGCATTGGGTCGTAACGGCCTGATCATGGCGCAGGTTCTTGTGACGCTTGAGGATATGGAAAGCCGCCGCCGTTACCTGAATGCGCGCGGGACGTTAAATGCCCTGTTGGCACGTGGGGCGGTGCCGCTAATCAATGAAAACGATACGGTTGCCACCGAAGAAATCCGCTTTGGCGATAATGATCGCCTTGGCGCCAAGGTCGCACACATGATTTCGGCCGATACGCTGGTATTGCTGTCCGATATCGATGGGCTGTATACCGCCGATCCGCGCAAGAACCCGGATGCGACCCTGATCCCGACGGTGCGTGAACTGACACCCGAAATCATGGACATGGCCGGTGCCGCCCCGACGATGTATAGCTCCGGCGGCATGGTGACCAAATTGCAGGCCGCCGAAATCGCGATGAAGGCCGGATGCCGCATGATGATCGCGCGCGGCACCATCTATCATCCGCTAAAGGCGCAGCTCGAAGGCGGGCCGCATACCCTGTTTCTGCCAAGTGAAAGCCCGCTTGCGGCACGTCGCCACTGGATCGCAACGTCGCTTTCGGCACGCGGGGCCATCATTGTTGATGGCGGTGCGGCAAAGGCATTGCGGGCAGGCAAAAACCTGCTGGCGGCGGGGATTGCCGGTGTTGATGGCAGCTTCAAGCATGGGGATGCGGTGCGCATACTTGATGCCGAGGGCACTGAAATCGCGCGTGGCATTACATCCTATTCGGCCGAGGAAACCCGGTTGATCAAGGGCCATTCCTCGCAGGAAATCGAAACCGCCTTGGGATATAGCCGTGGCAACGCGGTTATTCATTCCGACGATCTGGTGATTGCCGATCAATAG
- a CDS encoding helix-turn-helix domain-containing protein — MTEIVSNEEPKRANRATDTDRYVGQRIRERRIMLGLSQQQMADLIGVTYQQAHKYERGINRISAGRLYEISQVLGVPVSYFYEGLDGNQETELNARQRMCLELARNFASIKHEKHQEALSQMARALADQAA, encoded by the coding sequence ATGACTGAGATTGTATCAAACGAAGAACCGAAACGCGCTAATCGCGCAACAGATACGGACCGTTATGTCGGTCAGCGTATTCGCGAACGTCGCATCATGCTGGGTCTGTCCCAGCAGCAGATGGCCGACCTGATCGGTGTTACCTACCAGCAGGCTCACAAATACGAGCGCGGCATCAACCGCATTTCTGCCGGTCGTCTTTACGAAATCTCCCAGGTCCTGGGCGTTCCTGTCAGCTACTTCTATGAAGGTCTCGACGGCAACCAGGAAACCGAACTTAATGCGCGTCAGCGCATGTGCCTTGAACTGGCGCGCAACTTTGCGAGCATCAAGCACGAAAAACATCAGGAAGCGCTGAGCCAGATGGCACGCGCACTGGCCGATCAGGCTGCCTAA
- a CDS encoding glycosyltransferase, which translates to MTDVPSVIMRNDKRLLTMSKENTPLTKAPTLAVFLANFNHAKYLSAALDALLSQTRQADVIYVVDDASWDNSREIIQDYADTYPHIVPVLNTQNRGYIANAQEWLYERTEDYVYFAAADDFVMPDLFERTLAKLEQHPKAGLCTSLCYMLDEGEMDPVFAPSPTPEMDHTGYVSPEAAARSLYRDDSWFWGTTTIFRRKAAVECGGYDAELYGLTDRFLSMLVSLKYGSCFIGEPLAVWRRFVSTSISAITFKDVEISNRVLGQAITRLNDLEDGVLQKGYIRRFTKRWIYSFIERQVMQPQPMDVGVVIDAVKPHLPGFVFGLDIVLRIPSATIRRALLAIILRPYDLKRAIVRRFESQLFCLL; encoded by the coding sequence ATGACCGATGTGCCTTCGGTCATTATGAGAAATGACAAAAGACTGCTGACGATGTCCAAAGAGAATACCCCTTTGACCAAAGCTCCGACGCTTGCGGTTTTCCTCGCAAACTTCAATCATGCGAAATACTTGTCTGCTGCTCTTGACGCATTGCTTTCTCAAACACGACAGGCCGACGTTATCTATGTGGTTGATGATGCGTCATGGGATAACAGTCGAGAGATAATACAGGATTACGCGGATACGTATCCGCATATCGTGCCTGTGTTGAATACCCAAAATCGCGGTTACATCGCAAACGCGCAAGAATGGTTGTACGAGCGAACAGAAGATTACGTTTATTTCGCCGCGGCCGATGATTTCGTTATGCCGGACCTTTTTGAGCGGACATTGGCTAAGCTAGAACAACATCCTAAAGCCGGATTATGTACGTCGCTTTGTTATATGCTGGATGAAGGTGAGATGGATCCTGTTTTTGCTCCGTCTCCTACGCCTGAAATGGATCATACAGGATATGTATCTCCAGAAGCTGCGGCTCGCTCGCTATACCGGGATGACAGCTGGTTTTGGGGGACTACAACGATCTTTCGTCGAAAAGCAGCAGTTGAGTGTGGTGGATATGACGCAGAGCTCTATGGGCTTACCGATAGGTTTCTGTCGATGCTTGTTTCTCTGAAGTATGGAAGTTGCTTTATTGGCGAGCCCTTGGCCGTGTGGCGACGTTTTGTCAGCACTTCCATCTCTGCAATTACGTTCAAAGATGTGGAAATCTCCAACCGTGTGTTGGGGCAAGCAATTACTCGCTTAAATGATCTTGAAGATGGTGTTCTTCAGAAAGGCTACATTAGACGTTTTACCAAACGTTGGATATACAGCTTTATTGAGCGCCAAGTAATGCAGCCTCAACCGATGGATGTCGGAGTTGTCATTGACGCAGTTAAGCCACATCTCCCGGGCTTCGTTTTCGGGCTTGATATTGTGCTGCGTATTCCAAGTGCGACTATTCGCCGAGCTCTGTTAGCGATTATCTTGCGGCCATACGATTTGAAAAGGGCGATCGTAAGGAGATTTGAATCTCAGTTGTTCTGCCTGCTATAA
- the phaR gene encoding polyhydroxyalkanoate synthesis repressor PhaR, translating to MTTKKSDDQDRVVIKKYANRRLYNTATSSYVTLDHLSQMVKDNTDFVVYDAKTGEDITRPVLTQIIVEEENKGQNLLPISFLRQLIGFYGDSLQGLVPSYLEQAMRSFAHNQEQMREYMQGTMQGIFPFGQFEEMNKQNMALFEQTMKMFSPFLQEEADKANGKADAAQTGKPAKNDASLDDLKSQLEAMQAQLNSLVNNKASK from the coding sequence ATGACCACGAAAAAATCAGATGATCAGGATCGCGTCGTTATCAAGAAATACGCGAACCGCCGCCTCTACAACACTGCGACCAGTTCGTATGTGACGCTTGACCACCTGTCGCAGATGGTCAAGGACAATACCGATTTCGTCGTTTATGACGCCAAGACCGGCGAGGATATCACCCGTCCGGTCCTGACACAGATTATTGTCGAGGAAGAAAACAAGGGGCAGAACCTGCTGCCGATCAGCTTCCTGCGCCAATTGATCGGGTTCTATGGCGACAGCCTTCAGGGTCTGGTACCGAGCTATCTGGAACAGGCGATGCGTTCGTTTGCGCATAATCAGGAACAGATGCGCGAATATATGCAGGGCACGATGCAGGGCATTTTCCCGTTCGGCCAGTTCGAGGAAATGAACAAGCAGAACATGGCGCTGTTTGAGCAAACCATGAAGATGTTTTCCCCCTTCCTTCAGGAAGAGGCCGACAAGGCCAACGGGAAAGCCGATGCAGCCCAGACCGGCAAACCGGCAAAAAATGACGCATCCCTTGATGACCTGAAAAGCCAGCTTGAAGCGATGCAGGCGCAGCTTAACAGTCTGGTCAACAACAAAGCCAGCAAGTAA
- a CDS encoding SDR family oxidoreductase, whose product MLKHFSGKEIKPSRVVVLGAGGFVGSALTAKLEGRGVDVLRVLRQVIDLESQDAGALLSEIVTENDTLVFISAKAPVKNVEMLGANIKMLDAVAKAVEAVSPKHILYVSSDAVYADSMKPLSEASSAEPSTLHGVMHLARETGLKHSYSGPLAILRPTLIFGAADPHNGYGPNRFCRQAQAREKIVLFGEGEERRDHVFVEDVAELAARMIMHRSTGILNAATGTVTSFRECAEIAVRLFDSSSEVVGSERVGPMPHNGYRPFDPANTYKAFPDFTYTSLEAGLKKSHSL is encoded by the coding sequence ATGTTAAAGCATTTTTCTGGAAAAGAGATTAAGCCATCAAGGGTCGTGGTTCTTGGCGCGGGAGGTTTTGTCGGCTCTGCTTTGACAGCTAAACTAGAGGGGCGGGGAGTTGATGTGTTGCGCGTACTGCGCCAAGTCATTGACTTGGAGAGTCAGGATGCCGGTGCATTGCTTTCTGAAATTGTGACGGAGAACGATACGTTAGTATTTATTTCCGCGAAAGCCCCAGTCAAGAATGTTGAGATGCTTGGGGCAAACATCAAAATGCTTGATGCCGTAGCAAAAGCCGTTGAGGCAGTCTCGCCAAAGCATATTCTGTATGTAAGTTCTGATGCTGTTTATGCAGATAGCATGAAGCCTCTCTCAGAGGCGAGTTCAGCTGAACCAAGTACTCTTCATGGTGTTATGCATTTGGCACGTGAAACAGGCTTGAAACATTCTTACAGCGGGCCGTTGGCCATACTGCGCCCAACACTTATTTTCGGTGCGGCCGATCCTCATAATGGCTATGGCCCCAATCGCTTTTGCCGTCAGGCGCAGGCACGAGAAAAGATTGTTCTTTTTGGGGAAGGCGAGGAACGCCGGGATCACGTATTTGTCGAAGATGTTGCCGAACTTGCAGCGCGTATGATTATGCATAGAAGTACAGGTATTTTGAACGCCGCTACGGGTACAGTTACGTCATTTCGTGAATGCGCGGAAATTGCTGTTCGTTTGTTTGATTCCAGCAGTGAGGTAGTGGGTTCTGAACGTGTTGGGCCAATGCCTCATAACGGTTACAGGCCGTTTGATCCGGCGAATACTTACAAAGCATTCCCCGATTTCACCTATACCTCTCTTGAAGCCGGTTTGAAGAAATCGCATTCTTTGTAA
- the rpmA gene encoding 50S ribosomal protein L27: MAHKKAGGSSRNGRDSEGRRLGVKKFGGQTVVAGNILVRQRGTKFHAGDNVGLAKDHTLFATAGGNVQFKSGFKGRTYVCVVPAEA; this comes from the coding sequence ATGGCTCATAAGAAAGCTGGTGGTAGCTCCCGTAACGGTCGCGACTCCGAAGGTCGGCGCCTCGGCGTCAAGAAATTCGGCGGCCAGACGGTTGTTGCAGGTAACATTCTCGTTCGTCAGCGTGGCACCAAGTTCCATGCCGGCGACAATGTTGGCCTGGCCAAAGACCACACCCTGTTTGCGACGGCTGGCGGCAACGTCCAGTTCAAGTCGGGCTTCAAGGGGCGTACCTATGTATGTGTCGTTCCGGCCGAGGCGTAA
- the rplU gene encoding 50S ribosomal protein L21: MYAIIKTGGKQYKVAANDVIKVEKIAAQAGDTVKLEEVLMVAGDGAPKVGAPLVKGAFVNAEVLEQTKGDKVIVFKKKRRHNYRRKNGHRQNLTVLRITDITA; the protein is encoded by the coding sequence ATGTATGCAATCATCAAAACTGGCGGCAAACAGTATAAAGTTGCTGCCAACGACGTTATCAAAGTCGAAAAGATCGCTGCCCAGGCCGGTGACACCGTGAAACTTGAAGAAGTTCTCATGGTTGCTGGCGACGGTGCGCCGAAGGTTGGTGCTCCGTTGGTCAAAGGGGCTTTTGTGAATGCAGAAGTTCTCGAACAGACCAAGGGCGACAAGGTGATCGTTTTCAAGAAAAAGCGCCGGCACAACTACCGTCGCAAAAATGGTCATCGCCAGAACCTGACTGTTCTGCGCATCACGGACATCACGGCCTAA
- the obgE gene encoding GTPase ObgE has protein sequence MKFLDEAKIHVRSGRGGAGAVSFRREKFIEYGGPDGGDGGRGGDVIVEAVENLNTLIDFRYQQHFKAEIGMHGMGRNRTGRSGNSITIKVPVGTQILEEDRETLIVDMLEPGQTFVLCRGGDGGRGNTHFKSSTNQAPRRAEEGWPNEEMSVWLRLKLIADAGLVGLPNAGKSTFLAASSSARPKIADYPFTTLHPQLGVVEIDDHEFVLADIPGLIEGASEGKGIGTRFLGHIERCEVLLHLIDCADEDPVATYRTVREELESYADVLIDKPEIVALSKADQLLPEMVEEQREILEKGIGKKVFIVSGATQQGVKEVHRELRRHIVEEREHRAMEGREDEGFQP, from the coding sequence ATGAAGTTTCTCGACGAAGCAAAAATCCACGTACGCAGTGGCCGCGGCGGTGCCGGTGCGGTCAGCTTCCGGCGCGAAAAATTCATCGAATATGGGGGCCCGGATGGTGGCGATGGCGGGCGCGGCGGTGACGTGATCGTCGAGGCGGTTGAAAACCTCAACACCCTGATCGATTTCCGTTATCAGCAGCATTTCAAGGCCGAAATCGGCATGCACGGCATGGGGCGCAACCGCACCGGCCGTTCGGGCAACTCGATCACGATCAAGGTCCCGGTCGGAACCCAGATCCTTGAAGAAGACCGCGAAACCCTGATTGTCGATATGCTTGAGCCGGGTCAGACCTTTGTGCTGTGCCGGGGCGGCGATGGCGGCCGGGGCAACACCCATTTCAAATCCTCCACCAACCAGGCACCGCGCCGTGCTGAAGAAGGCTGGCCGAACGAGGAAATGTCGGTCTGGCTGCGTCTGAAGCTGATTGCCGATGCCGGTCTGGTCGGTCTGCCCAATGCGGGCAAATCCACCTTCCTTGCCGCGTCATCCAGCGCGCGTCCGAAAATCGCCGATTATCCCTTCACCACCTTGCATCCGCAGTTGGGCGTGGTTGAAATCGATGATCATGAATTCGTTCTGGCCGATATTCCGGGCCTGATCGAAGGCGCATCCGAGGGCAAGGGCATCGGGACCCGGTTCCTGGGCCATATCGAACGCTGCGAAGTTCTGCTGCATCTGATCGATTGCGCGGACGAGGACCCGGTCGCGACCTATCGCACGGTGCGCGAAGAACTTGAAAGCTATGCCGACGTCCTCATAGACAAGCCCGAAATCGTCGCCCTTTCCAAGGCCGATCAGCTTCTGCCGGAAATGGTCGAGGAACAGCGTGAAATCCTTGAAAAAGGGATCGGCAAGAAAGTCTTTATCGTGTCTGGCGCCACCCAGCAGGGGGTCAAGGAAGTTCATCGCGAACTGCGCCGCCACATTGTCGAAGAGCGCGAGCACCGTGCGATGGAGGGCCGCGAAGATGAGGGCTTCCAACCGTGA